In Novipirellula caenicola, a single genomic region encodes these proteins:
- a CDS encoding glycosyltransferase family 2 protein, producing MAIQTGFTLAFAAIMFRKRTPANPAYTPKAAILLCLRGADPFLEQCIARLLDQDYPDYELHVVVDSLTDPAQTILQAFESNSRLHIHVLNDPAESCSLKCSSIVQAIRELDPSFEVIALCDADSTPHRTWLAELVAPLARENVGATTGNRWYDPPTAAGGSIVRYLWNVPTAINMILLRIAWGGSLAIRRCVIDETGLLEKWSTALCEDTMLFSVLRRHGYRQVFVPSVLMVNRESCTFGDLMQWIPRQLLTAKLYHPSWPATVGYGIISVIVPFLAVALVAIGVVQSDVGAIRAAVIVFVGFELSNLLLVGLCQWAASRQIASSRVMPASLGLTSWTMLPVWIVLAQLISPLTFFKCFVTKTISWRGIEYRIRGRQIQRGTYSPYRESAMETQSL from the coding sequence GTGGCGATCCAGACAGGTTTTACGTTGGCGTTTGCCGCGATCATGTTCCGCAAACGGACGCCGGCGAATCCTGCGTACACTCCCAAAGCCGCGATCCTGCTGTGTCTTCGCGGGGCCGACCCGTTTCTCGAGCAATGTATCGCCCGGCTTTTGGACCAAGATTATCCGGATTATGAATTGCACGTCGTCGTCGATAGTCTTACCGATCCAGCGCAGACGATTTTGCAAGCCTTCGAGTCCAACTCGCGATTACATATCCATGTTTTGAACGATCCGGCCGAGAGTTGCAGTTTAAAGTGCAGCAGCATTGTCCAGGCGATACGAGAGCTTGATCCGTCGTTCGAGGTGATTGCATTGTGCGATGCCGATTCCACTCCGCATCGCACTTGGTTAGCCGAACTTGTCGCTCCGCTGGCACGCGAGAACGTTGGGGCGACGACCGGCAATCGATGGTACGACCCACCGACCGCTGCGGGCGGATCGATCGTCCGTTATCTGTGGAACGTGCCGACGGCGATCAACATGATTCTGCTGCGGATCGCTTGGGGAGGCAGTTTGGCGATCCGGCGATGTGTGATCGACGAAACAGGACTGCTGGAAAAATGGTCCACAGCACTTTGCGAGGACACGATGCTCTTTAGCGTGCTGCGTCGGCACGGTTATCGGCAAGTGTTTGTGCCAAGCGTGCTGATGGTAAACCGCGAATCATGCACGTTCGGCGATCTGATGCAGTGGATCCCGCGTCAATTGCTGACCGCCAAACTTTACCATCCTTCGTGGCCAGCAACGGTGGGCTACGGGATCATCTCGGTGATTGTCCCCTTTCTTGCGGTGGCATTGGTCGCGATTGGTGTGGTCCAATCCGACGTGGGTGCCATCCGCGCCGCGGTGATCGTCTTCGTTGGTTTTGAACTTTCGAATCTTTTGCTCGTTGGATTGTGCCAGTGGGCTGCGAGTCGCCAAATCGCGAGCAGCCGAGTGATGCCAGCATCGCTCGGGCTAACCTCGTGGACAATGCTGCCCGTTTGGATCGTGCTCGCTCAACTCATCTCGCCGCTGACCTTTTTCAAGTGTTTCGTCACCAAGACGATCTCATGGCGAGGAATCGAGTATCGAATCCGAGGCCGTCAAATTCAGCGTGGAACCTACTCGCCATACCGCGAATCCGCCATGGAAACCCAGTCGCTGTAA
- a CDS encoding TolC family protein gives MTRCAAALTLITLAIAWVSGCRSPPVRPFANAGLDKKTVANADSPTKAARESLLQTVSFAEPILPSQTDFFAGSVAERIPPSADEFDQLTPWHLTLDEAVMLALDNSQVIRDRGGRVLTFPDAVRTTLDPAVLRSDPNLGIDASLSAFDTQFETGLVYNGGGSSVNSAFSSGQFGVFAQPETLAKMGVGRILRSGTKVSVGGVGGYDEDLAGGFYAAYGAEARHPLMRGAGTQFNQIAGPMAKPGMYRGVLISQLEHNQARLEVEQSVSELVRDVAIVYWELFFAYQNLEAKRTALDNARQAWEREQQRVAQNVSPADVEALARQQYYSAEAGVRNAICGTTPGQTGVYNVELKLRTLLALPTTDDRLIHPVGPPLEASLRFDWQESDALAQVNRIELRKQQYEINKRVLELKAARNLQRPQVDLIGKYRRLADDPSTDTALFSEALQGWQVGIEYSRPVLNRRENAAVHSAHMQLSRARAIAEEQRRHITSELRAAFIELDRAYGAMNSMAQSRDASLIRLNAQSERHAAGDVHVEEVLEAQVRATQAETQFQRSLVDYNLAFIKVHHARGTLLSVMGVGFGEPTINECRFALNSPSVFARPEDFKNDDSELRTATTPLLESSITPR, from the coding sequence TTGACTCGTTGCGCAGCGGCATTGACGCTGATCACGCTGGCGATCGCATGGGTATCGGGTTGTCGCTCGCCCCCGGTTCGTCCCTTCGCGAATGCTGGACTTGATAAAAAGACTGTCGCCAACGCAGATTCGCCAACAAAAGCGGCAAGGGAATCGCTACTGCAGACGGTTTCGTTTGCAGAGCCAATTCTGCCATCTCAGACCGATTTCTTTGCGGGATCGGTGGCCGAGCGAATCCCACCGAGTGCGGATGAGTTCGACCAGTTGACGCCATGGCACTTGACGCTGGACGAAGCGGTGATGTTGGCGCTGGACAACAGCCAGGTGATTCGGGATCGCGGCGGTCGCGTTTTGACGTTTCCCGATGCCGTGCGGACCACACTGGATCCGGCGGTCTTACGAAGCGACCCGAACCTCGGAATCGATGCAAGCTTGTCGGCCTTCGACACTCAATTCGAGACTGGCCTGGTTTACAACGGCGGCGGCAGCTCGGTTAATTCCGCATTTTCGAGTGGCCAATTTGGCGTTTTCGCCCAACCCGAAACGCTGGCAAAGATGGGAGTCGGCCGCATCTTGCGGTCGGGCACGAAGGTGTCGGTGGGTGGCGTCGGCGGCTATGACGAGGACCTCGCCGGCGGATTCTATGCTGCCTACGGAGCCGAAGCACGTCACCCGTTGATGCGTGGTGCGGGAACACAATTCAACCAAATCGCGGGCCCGATGGCGAAGCCCGGCATGTACCGTGGGGTGCTGATCTCGCAGCTCGAACACAATCAAGCGCGGTTGGAAGTCGAACAATCGGTATCCGAATTGGTTCGCGATGTCGCGATCGTTTACTGGGAGTTGTTCTTTGCCTATCAAAACCTCGAGGCCAAGCGAACGGCCTTGGACAACGCCCGGCAAGCGTGGGAACGGGAACAGCAACGAGTCGCTCAAAACGTCAGCCCGGCGGACGTCGAGGCGCTCGCTCGCCAGCAGTACTATTCTGCCGAAGCCGGTGTCCGCAACGCGATCTGCGGCACTACTCCAGGCCAAACGGGCGTGTACAACGTCGAGCTAAAGTTGCGAACCCTGCTGGCGCTTCCCACGACCGACGATCGACTGATCCATCCCGTCGGTCCGCCGCTCGAGGCGTCACTTCGTTTCGATTGGCAAGAGAGTGACGCACTCGCCCAAGTCAACCGAATCGAACTTCGCAAGCAGCAATACGAGATCAATAAACGCGTCTTGGAACTCAAGGCCGCTCGAAACTTGCAACGCCCTCAGGTCGACTTGATCGGAAAGTATCGCCGTTTGGCTGATGATCCCTCGACCGATACTGCACTGTTCAGTGAAGCGCTGCAGGGATGGCAAGTGGGAATCGAATACAGTCGTCCAGTCTTGAACCGACGCGAGAATGCCGCGGTACACAGTGCACACATGCAACTGTCTCGGGCACGAGCAATTGCAGAGGAACAACGCCGGCACATCACATCGGAACTGCGTGCAGCCTTCATCGAGCTCGACCGGGCCTATGGTGCAATGAATTCGATGGCACAAAGTCGCGATGCGTCCTTGATTCGGTTGAATGCCCAATCAGAGCGTCATGCCGCAGGCGATGTGCATGTGGAAGAGGTGCTGGAAGCTCAAGTCCGTGCAACACAAGCGGAAACGCAATTCCAACGCAGTTTGGTCGACTACAACTTGGCGTTCATCAAAGTGCACCACGCACGCGGCACGCTGCTGAGTGTGATGGGGGTTGGATTCGGGGAACCGACCATCAACGAATGCCGGTTTGCGTTAAATTCACCCTCGGTGTTTGCCCGTCCCGAGGACTTCAAAAACGATGACTCCGAGCTACGAACCGCCACCACCCCTTTGCTTGAATCATCGATCACGCCACGATAG
- a CDS encoding thioester reductase domain-containing protein, whose amino-acid sequence MTERNPPTPREPLALVGVGCRFPGGVRDTDSLWQLLVDGRSAISEVPDDRWHVDRYHHRDPAAIGHMVTRRGGFVDQLKRFDPAFWGISPREAIRMDPQQRWLLETAWEACEDAGIAPSTLRGTSVGVFVGAASHDYGTLQLDDLANLDVHSNTGGTLSIAANRISYLFDFKGPSLAVDTACSSALVAVAIACRAIWSGECDAALAGGVNALITPNTSVGFSKASMLSPSGECFAFDARANGYVRGEGAGLVLLKPLSEAIRQRDRIYAVLRSAVVNQDGQTSSMTVPSVAGQSEMLAAAYREAGVAPQDVAYMEAHGTGTPVGDPIEAEALGRVLSQGRDDDDVCYIGSIKTNIGHLECASGVAGLVKAALVLDRKQIPANRNFETPNESIPLDRYRLQVPTELRSLRSRNDQQPIAAVNSFGFGGTNAHVVLQAAPKPVHSHRDHVIAERPFVLPISARDEVALRAYAERYRQRLETIDGDLADFCYSAAARKENHDHRLAVIGATPNQLRQRLAQWLAGGESGEGIVAAHSATPPSAHSALGAATNCNANIFVFTGQGSQWCGMGQSLLKREPIVRETIQEIDELFQPLSGWSLLREIELPENESNIQQTRVAQPAIFAIQVALVRLWASWGIHPSSVVGHSVGEVAAAWCAGIYSLHDAVRLIYHRSRLQNETGGAGGMLVAGVSVNEANEFIGADADRVQITAENSPSLVTIGGDIEPLEAIGARLEKRGHFVRWLGLNYAFHTHQMDPIRADLLEALADLAPRPETIPFVSTVTGGQYPGTQMDAGYWWRNVREPVRFESAITTLAANQATRFLEIGPHPSLRSSIDACLADQKVQATIAHSLTRNTDAALELATNLTKLAFDGVDVDWCEANQSSGKFVPQPAYPWNYQEYWLDQGDTANRIDPPLHPFLGERLNVAQPTWQFHLDPHLFPYLTDHQIWNGIVFPAAGFAEIGMAIAAEWFPDDSYVVEDLECISALFVSDTAIPKIQVVFDEKTKSFWVHSTTGTAAWELHAKGRLVAMPPAKESQTTDLQEICKRLPGRIMHDNLYRDLHGLGYGFGANFSLITEAWSHAEAAESWPIHQESLARITATDQVADDASRYCIHPAVLDACFQATHGTRYAEGQNDRGQNEHDNSMYLPESIGRVQQHTQAIPTELWAHAIRSRVDGTSVEYSIRVVDGRGKPVASISRFRVARVSTDHNGVPFNDHLYQFQWQAQQRLGHQANDIAVDNATAADGNSNTNRAPASSLSPTSATILVFVDESGVGESVAAKFKQRGDRVISLRRGAAFERTSENEFSLTDGTASELIRVFAETGLGDSKQTKIVHCWTLDHNAILVHREQLLAEQQSGVFSALQLSHALDGTDLATDPRVYFVTRSATSVHETDPLTGLAASPLTGFCRVANNESNQFQWTLVDLESKPSDSEIDELVDEITSDNRECEIALRDNQRFVNRLQRVTLDQFPQRQSKAVFENGDTAAFKLQMTKAGVLEHLTLNETHRRPPGPDEIEVRVRAGGINFRDVMKALGMYPGTTDDLLWFGDDFSGIVVATGANVNDIQCGDSVSGIAPYAFRSHITVDHRLAFKHPTHLSFEQAATLPTVFMTTHFAIKHVARMQQGEKILIHAAAGGIGQAAIQVAQHLGLEIFATAGSDKKRDMLAAMGVRHVMNSRTVQFADQIMDLTAGDGVDAVLNSLAGEFVPKSLSVLAPFGRFLEIGKIDVYENSKVGLAAFKNNISYHMIDLAQIIAQRPSRIASIVTELSSLFESGVYTPLPHKVFPINEAVDAFRYMAQGQHIGKNVLSFPSDPTTASALSIGPCTEDGHLLRSDASYLITGGAGGFGWEIAKWMVRQGARHLVLLSRSGPNEEVASEIESLRTEGITINDARGDVTKAEDVQSVIEQIQTDGPVLKGVLHAAMVLDDTFIADLDEARFAKVLKPKMLGAWNLHVATRDVPLDHFICFSSFSNLVGATKQANYNAGNSFLDALAHHRQASGLPALTLNWGALLDAGFVARNHKTAEYLDGVGLKAFRINEALDVFAEMILRDTAVVGAGRVDWKRFSKISDAVATLPMYECVRDEVRSTPSNSGLQSQLHSVSPNERLDILGDFVASQVAGVFGIEPAKVDRDASLAQVGIDSLMAVELINRIETAVGTRIPMNRILSGPSIRELSHSILALMSDLDASEANTDSEITSEESEPTDDPIDFEREAQLDPSIVPCGTEVNAAASPRVLLTGATGFLGAHLLYELLETTSSQVVCLIRAENEIAGKQRVAENFAKYRLRHSDLNHRVRVLIGDFSQVRLGLSADHFDRLAESIDVIYHNGANVNLLLPYSSLKSDNVGGTRELLRLACHRQMIPMHYVSTFTVHATDANRGRVIAESDALPPCQDVLYGYSQTKWVAERMIEQARRRGLPVTIYRPGHVTGHSETGIANVDDLLHQIVQACLWVGAAPFRDFELDATPVDFVSKAMVYLAQHKQNQGKTFHLTNPHPMTADALTQWMRDGGANVDWIDIETWRQRLADLAKHADASSEGLKILVDIMMPRFASPDDRGIHGRFDCQQTLDALRESGIRCAPADTQLISRCHEYLQKMGNPLRIDAPGIDSGSDAKSRNPRLNTVMQAGNEKVH is encoded by the coding sequence ATGACTGAACGGAATCCCCCAACTCCACGAGAACCCTTAGCGTTGGTCGGCGTCGGCTGCCGATTTCCCGGCGGGGTGCGAGACACCGACTCGCTTTGGCAATTATTGGTTGACGGACGCAGTGCGATCAGCGAGGTCCCGGACGACCGATGGCATGTGGACCGGTATCATCACCGCGATCCGGCTGCGATTGGCCATATGGTCACGCGGCGAGGCGGCTTTGTCGACCAGCTGAAGCGATTTGATCCGGCGTTTTGGGGGATCTCGCCACGCGAGGCGATACGGATGGACCCACAACAACGTTGGCTTCTTGAGACCGCTTGGGAAGCGTGCGAGGACGCGGGGATCGCGCCAAGCACATTGCGAGGCACATCCGTCGGTGTGTTTGTCGGGGCGGCGAGCCATGATTACGGCACACTGCAACTGGACGACTTGGCGAACCTCGATGTGCATTCCAATACCGGTGGCACGCTTAGCATCGCCGCCAATCGCATCTCGTACTTGTTCGACTTCAAAGGTCCAAGCCTTGCCGTCGATACCGCCTGTTCCTCAGCGTTGGTCGCCGTGGCAATTGCGTGTCGTGCGATTTGGTCGGGCGAATGCGACGCCGCACTCGCAGGCGGCGTCAATGCATTGATCACCCCCAACACCAGTGTTGGGTTCAGCAAAGCTTCGATGCTGTCTCCATCAGGCGAATGTTTTGCGTTCGACGCACGCGCCAACGGGTATGTCCGAGGCGAAGGGGCAGGCTTGGTTCTGCTAAAACCATTGAGCGAGGCGATCAGGCAACGCGACCGAATTTACGCCGTCCTGCGGTCCGCCGTCGTCAACCAGGATGGCCAGACCTCTTCGATGACCGTGCCCAGCGTCGCCGGTCAAAGCGAGATGTTAGCCGCGGCCTATCGCGAAGCCGGCGTGGCCCCCCAAGACGTCGCGTACATGGAAGCCCACGGCACCGGCACCCCGGTGGGCGACCCGATCGAAGCCGAAGCACTTGGACGGGTGTTGTCGCAGGGCCGCGATGATGACGACGTTTGCTACATCGGTTCGATCAAGACCAACATCGGGCACCTCGAATGCGCGTCGGGCGTCGCGGGTCTGGTCAAGGCGGCTTTGGTCCTGGATCGCAAACAAATCCCAGCGAACCGCAATTTCGAAACGCCCAACGAGTCCATTCCCCTGGACCGCTACCGATTGCAGGTTCCCACCGAATTGCGATCGCTGCGGTCACGCAATGATCAGCAGCCGATCGCGGCGGTGAATTCGTTCGGTTTCGGAGGCACCAACGCTCACGTCGTGTTGCAGGCGGCCCCCAAACCTGTGCACTCACACCGTGATCACGTCATCGCAGAGCGGCCATTTGTGTTGCCAATCTCTGCACGCGATGAAGTGGCACTGCGAGCGTATGCCGAGCGTTATCGCCAACGGCTCGAGACAATCGACGGTGACTTGGCTGACTTTTGCTATTCGGCCGCGGCCCGCAAGGAAAATCATGATCATCGGCTCGCCGTGATCGGAGCGACGCCGAACCAGCTTCGGCAGCGTCTCGCTCAGTGGCTCGCCGGCGGCGAATCCGGCGAGGGCATCGTGGCAGCCCACTCGGCAACTCCCCCCTCGGCCCACTCCGCACTCGGTGCTGCAACCAACTGCAACGCAAATATTTTCGTCTTCACGGGCCAGGGATCTCAGTGGTGCGGGATGGGGCAAAGTTTGCTCAAGCGTGAACCGATCGTGCGCGAAACGATTCAAGAAATCGACGAACTCTTTCAACCGCTCAGCGGTTGGTCACTACTACGGGAGATCGAGCTTCCTGAGAACGAGTCGAACATCCAACAAACTCGAGTGGCACAGCCGGCAATCTTTGCGATCCAGGTTGCGTTGGTTCGGCTTTGGGCTTCGTGGGGCATTCACCCATCTTCGGTGGTCGGGCACAGTGTCGGCGAAGTGGCGGCGGCTTGGTGCGCAGGCATCTATTCGCTGCACGATGCCGTTCGGCTGATCTATCACCGCAGCCGACTGCAAAACGAAACCGGTGGGGCGGGCGGCATGTTGGTTGCCGGAGTGTCGGTGAACGAGGCAAATGAATTCATCGGCGCCGATGCCGACCGCGTCCAAATCACCGCGGAAAACAGCCCGTCGCTGGTGACAATCGGTGGCGATATCGAACCGCTCGAAGCGATTGGGGCAAGGTTAGAGAAGCGTGGCCATTTCGTCCGCTGGCTAGGACTGAATTACGCGTTCCATACGCACCAAATGGATCCGATCCGAGCCGATTTGTTAGAAGCATTAGCGGACTTGGCCCCTCGCCCCGAAACGATCCCCTTTGTCTCGACCGTCACCGGCGGGCAATATCCTGGCACACAGATGGACGCCGGTTATTGGTGGCGCAACGTGCGTGAGCCGGTGCGATTTGAATCGGCGATCACTACCTTGGCGGCCAACCAGGCGACCCGCTTCCTCGAAATAGGACCGCATCCGTCGCTACGTAGTTCCATCGATGCCTGTTTGGCAGATCAAAAGGTTCAAGCCACGATCGCACATTCGCTGACTCGCAACACCGATGCAGCACTGGAATTGGCCACCAACCTAACCAAGCTGGCATTCGATGGAGTCGATGTGGATTGGTGCGAGGCGAACCAAAGTTCCGGCAAATTCGTTCCTCAGCCTGCTTACCCTTGGAACTACCAAGAGTATTGGCTGGACCAGGGGGACACCGCCAACCGGATCGATCCGCCGCTGCATCCGTTTCTCGGTGAGCGACTGAACGTTGCCCAACCGACGTGGCAATTCCATCTTGATCCTCACCTGTTTCCGTATTTGACGGACCATCAAATCTGGAACGGCATTGTCTTTCCGGCGGCTGGGTTTGCTGAGATCGGCATGGCGATCGCCGCCGAATGGTTCCCCGACGATTCCTATGTGGTCGAAGACCTCGAGTGCATCAGTGCGTTGTTCGTATCCGACACCGCCATCCCTAAAATCCAGGTGGTGTTTGACGAAAAAACCAAATCATTCTGGGTTCACAGCACAACGGGTACCGCAGCATGGGAACTGCATGCGAAAGGCCGATTGGTCGCGATGCCGCCGGCTAAAGAATCACAAACGACTGACCTGCAGGAAATCTGCAAGCGTTTGCCTGGCAGAATCATGCACGATAACTTGTATCGCGACCTGCATGGTTTGGGCTATGGATTTGGAGCGAACTTTTCGCTGATCACAGAAGCATGGAGCCATGCAGAGGCAGCCGAATCTTGGCCCATCCACCAGGAATCTCTCGCACGGATTACCGCCACCGATCAAGTTGCCGATGATGCGTCGAGGTACTGCATTCACCCCGCCGTGCTGGATGCCTGTTTCCAGGCAACACACGGGACGCGTTATGCGGAGGGGCAAAATGATCGCGGGCAGAACGAACATGACAATAGCATGTATCTGCCCGAGTCGATCGGGCGGGTTCAGCAACACACACAAGCGATCCCCACGGAGCTATGGGCTCACGCCATTCGCTCGCGTGTCGATGGAACGTCGGTCGAATACTCGATCCGTGTCGTCGATGGTCGCGGGAAACCCGTCGCGTCGATTTCTCGATTCCGAGTCGCAAGAGTTTCCACGGATCACAACGGAGTTCCATTCAACGATCACCTTTACCAATTCCAATGGCAAGCTCAACAGCGGCTTGGACACCAGGCCAACGACATAGCCGTCGATAACGCGACTGCGGCGGACGGAAATTCAAACACAAATCGTGCACCTGCGTCTTCGCTGTCGCCGACTTCCGCGACGATTTTGGTGTTCGTCGATGAGAGTGGGGTCGGTGAATCGGTTGCCGCCAAATTCAAGCAGCGAGGTGATCGTGTTATTTCGTTGCGGCGGGGGGCCGCTTTTGAGCGAACCAGCGAAAACGAGTTCAGCTTGACTGACGGAACCGCTAGCGAATTAATTCGCGTATTCGCAGAGACGGGACTCGGCGACTCGAAACAAACAAAGATCGTTCACTGCTGGACGCTCGATCACAACGCAATACTCGTTCACCGCGAGCAACTGCTTGCTGAACAGCAATCGGGGGTGTTCAGTGCACTTCAGCTTTCTCATGCATTGGACGGAACAGATCTTGCCACCGATCCTCGTGTTTATTTCGTCACCCGCTCGGCAACAAGCGTTCATGAAACCGACCCGCTGACGGGTTTGGCCGCATCGCCGTTGACCGGATTTTGCCGCGTCGCGAATAACGAATCAAACCAATTTCAGTGGACGCTGGTTGATCTCGAATCAAAACCAAGTGATTCCGAAATTGACGAATTGGTTGACGAGATAACAAGCGACAACCGTGAATGCGAAATCGCCCTGCGTGACAACCAGCGGTTTGTCAATCGACTGCAGCGAGTGACGTTGGATCAATTTCCACAGCGGCAAAGCAAAGCGGTGTTTGAAAACGGTGATACCGCTGCCTTCAAACTGCAAATGACCAAGGCGGGTGTTTTAGAGCACTTGACGCTAAACGAAACCCACCGACGTCCGCCCGGTCCCGATGAGATCGAAGTTCGCGTGAGGGCCGGAGGCATCAATTTTCGAGACGTCATGAAGGCGCTAGGGATGTACCCCGGCACGACCGACGATTTGCTTTGGTTTGGTGACGATTTCTCAGGAATCGTCGTGGCGACCGGAGCGAATGTGAACGACATCCAGTGCGGCGACAGCGTTTCAGGCATTGCTCCGTATGCATTTCGCAGCCATATCACCGTCGATCACCGATTGGCGTTCAAGCATCCCACGCACCTGTCGTTTGAACAAGCCGCCACGCTGCCCACCGTGTTTATGACAACGCACTTTGCGATCAAGCACGTTGCTCGCATGCAGCAGGGTGAAAAGATTTTGATTCATGCGGCCGCCGGTGGGATTGGCCAAGCGGCGATTCAAGTGGCTCAGCACCTGGGACTCGAGATTTTTGCCACCGCGGGCAGCGATAAAAAACGCGACATGCTCGCCGCGATGGGAGTGCGTCATGTGATGAATTCGCGAACGGTCCAGTTTGCGGATCAAATCATGGATCTGACCGCGGGCGACGGCGTCGATGCGGTCCTGAATTCACTGGCCGGAGAATTTGTTCCCAAAAGTCTATCGGTGCTCGCGCCGTTCGGACGTTTCTTAGAGATCGGCAAGATCGACGTCTACGAGAATTCCAAAGTGGGCTTAGCAGCGTTCAAGAACAACATCTCGTATCACATGATCGACCTGGCTCAGATCATCGCCCAACGGCCAAGCCGGATTGCATCGATCGTTACGGAGTTGTCATCGCTGTTTGAATCGGGCGTCTACACCCCGCTTCCCCACAAAGTGTTCCCGATCAACGAAGCGGTCGACGCGTTTCGCTACATGGCTCAAGGACAACACATCGGCAAGAATGTGTTGTCATTTCCCTCGGATCCAACAACGGCATCGGCTTTATCGATCGGGCCCTGCACCGAGGATGGGCACCTGCTGCGCTCGGATGCCAGCTACCTGATCACCGGTGGCGCGGGTGGATTCGGATGGGAGATTGCCAAATGGATGGTCCGCCAAGGCGCACGCCACTTGGTGTTGCTCAGCCGCAGTGGCCCCAACGAAGAGGTGGCAAGTGAAATCGAATCGTTGCGTACCGAGGGAATCACGATCAACGATGCTCGTGGTGATGTGACGAAGGCAGAAGATGTCCAGAGTGTGATCGAGCAAATCCAAACGGATGGCCCGGTACTCAAAGGCGTGCTGCATGCAGCCATGGTGTTGGACGATACCTTCATTGCCGATTTGGACGAAGCACGTTTTGCAAAAGTGCTGAAACCCAAAATGCTGGGGGCATGGAACTTGCATGTTGCCACACGTGATGTTCCGCTGGATCATTTCATCTGTTTCTCGTCGTTTTCAAACTTAGTGGGGGCGACCAAGCAGGCCAACTACAACGCAGGAAATAGCTTTCTTGACGCGTTGGCCCATCATCGCCAAGCGAGCGGGTTGCCAGCCTTGACGTTGAACTGGGGCGCCCTGCTTGATGCGGGATTCGTCGCCCGCAACCACAAGACCGCCGAGTATTTGGATGGCGTTGGACTGAAAGCGTTTCGGATCAATGAAGCCCTTGATGTGTTCGCTGAAATGATTCTTCGTGACACCGCCGTGGTCGGTGCCGGACGAGTCGACTGGAAACGATTTAGTAAGATAAGTGATGCTGTCGCAACTCTTCCGATGTATGAATGCGTCCGAGACGAGGTGCGTTCGACTCCATCGAACTCAGGCCTGCAGTCGCAACTTCACAGCGTTTCGCCAAATGAGCGACTCGATATCCTTGGCGACTTTGTCGCAAGCCAAGTGGCCGGAGTCTTTGGTATCGAACCCGCAAAAGTCGACCGCGATGCATCGCTGGCGCAAGTCGGAATCGATTCGCTGATGGCGGTTGAACTGATCAATCGTATCGAGACCGCGGTGGGAACGCGAATCCCAATGAACCGCATCCTCAGCGGACCGAGCATTCGAGAATTGAGTCACTCGATCCTAGCATTGATGTCCGATCTCGATGCGTCCGAAGCAAACACCGACAGCGAAATAACAAGTGAGGAAAGTGAACCGACTGATGATCCGATCGACTTTGAGCGTGAAGCTCAACTCGATCCTTCGATCGTTCCTTGCGGAACCGAAGTGAACGCAGCAGCGTCGCCACGCGTGTTGCTAACCGGAGCCACAGGATTCCTTGGAGCTCATCTGCTGTACGAATTATTGGAAACCACATCGTCGCAAGTGGTGTGCTTGATCCGTGCTGAAAACGAAATCGCAGGGAAGCAGCGAGTCGCTGAGAATTTTGCGAAATACCGTCTGCGGCATAGCGATCTCAACCATCGGGTCCGCGTCCTGATCGGCGACTTTTCTCAGGTGCGACTTGGTCTTTCGGCGGATCATTTTGATCGCTTGGCCGAATCCATCGACGTGATCTATCACAACGGCGCCAATGTGAATTTGCTTCTGCCTTACTCGTCGCTCAAATCGGACAACGTGGGCGGTACGCGTGAATTATTGCGTCTGGCGTGCCATCGTCAGATGATACCGATGCACTATGTTTCGACGTTCACGGTGCATGCGACCGACGCTAACCGCGGACGCGTGATCGCTGAGTCCGACGCTTTGCCACCGTGCCAGGATGTTTTGTATGGGTATTCACAAACCAAATGGGTCGCCGAACGGATGATCGAACAGGCGCGGCGGCGTGGGCTGCCCGTGACCATCTATCGCCCAGGCCATGTGACCGGGCACAGTGAAACCGGCATTGCCAACGTCGACGATCTGCTACATCAAATTGTTCAAGCCTGTTTGTGGGTCGGCGCTGCTCCGTTTCGCGATTTCGAACTCGATGCAACGCCGGTGGACTTTGTTTCCAAGGCGATGGTATACCTGGCGCAACATAAACAAAACCAAGGCAAAACCTTTCATCTGACCAACCCGCATCCGATGACGGCGGACGCGTTGACTCAGTGGATGCGTGACGGCGGAGCCAATGTCGATTGGATCGACATCGAAACATGGCGACAGCGATTGGCTGACTTAGCCAAGCATGCCGATGCATCGTCGGAGGGTTTAAAAATACTCGTCGACATCATGATGCCACGCTTTGCCTCGCCCGATGATCGCGGGATTCATGGCCGTTTTGACTGTCAACAGACTCTCGACGCCTTGCGGGAAAGTGGGATCCGATGTGCGCCGGCGGATACCCAATTGATCTCGCGATGTCATGAATACTTGCAAAAAATGGGTAATCCTCTGCGGATCGACGCTCCGGGAATTGACAGCGGCTCGGATGCGAAATCACGTAACCCGCGATTGAATACTGTCATGCAAGCGGGCAACGAAAAGGTCCATTAG